The segment actaaatgaatgaatatctgtAGAGCTCACCAATGCTTGGCGTGAGCCCTCCCTCCAGAAGGCTAGAGCACAGCTCAAGTCGACCAGCACCTGTGCAGAGAGATAAACACTCTGGGTTACATATTGCATGGTGCACTGCACTGTAGACACCTTGTGCAGATTAGTGTTGctcaacaaacacatatttaaatctGTGGAAAATTTGGTGTTATTAAACTGATATGTTTTATCAGATCAgaggaacaaaagaaaattgGTAAAGAAATGTCCGTCAGAAGTAAAATTGTCATCATATTTTGGCCACTGgctgctcttattttgaaagacaaCACAGTACTGACCTCCTATTTCTGCATTGATAGCAGACTCCACAGAGTCTACACACACCTCCATCAAAAAGCGCTCAGCCATAGTGACACTCTGGACGAAGAGACAGGCGGACACATGTGAGTCACTGACTCTGTTAGGTAACACATcacacatcaatttcttataCATTGTGCCATGGTGGCTGCTTACATGGCAAGGACCCTTGCCTGAAGGacacataaaaggcttattctaggCTACCACagccacatttacattttaaagtgattacccagttatacaaacatactaacAGGTAGTAAATTCTATTTCTTTCTAAATGCTACTCACTTTATTTAAGACATACTGGTTATTTAACGTTCCAGTGCAGAAGCTCTGTCACCACCCAGTGGACTTCTGAGTAGTTACCATAACACCGACATCCTCACTGGCTTGTTTTAGCGCGAGgctgcagcgagaagacctgaCTTCAACAACTGCCTGTAAAAATCTTCTGTAATCTCTAAAAAAACAGTGTAGCTGTCGGTAAATGGactttcacctctcatccaaaagGCTTCCTCAGGTCTGACTGCAGGTATTAGGACATGTGACTTTTCAAAACTTAAATCCAGCAAGTTACTTCACAGATGCCCATGTCTACACAAGATACGGTGACCTGAATGACACGGAACCTTCCCGGCATAGCTGTTAAATCCACTTTCTcattttaataaagcaatgaagGTGGACTGAGCTCAGAACATGTTTGAGTGACATACTCACTTGCACAGCCAGCGACAACACAACAGCGTTTCCCTGTAGCGATACATTTCTGACACGGGATTCAGCACGGGGGCGGTGTCATACGCGCCATGCACACAAGGTAGCCAAAGAGAAGCGCGTCACCGCCTGTGCGGGAGAcgctaaaaaacaaaacatactgtGCCTCCGTCCCAATAAGAAAACGTATGCGAAAAATCAGTAAAATACGTACACATTTActatttgtttttgggtttttttttaacgagaACAGTATGCTCAGtttaacaataatactaatagaGTATATTATactaataaatataataataaaaaaacattcccGCTCGTTACGATGAGCTCGTCGCGTTTTTGTGACGTCAGGAGGTCAAAGTGTCGCTGTGCTTGACAGCAGCAGGAAGCGGCGATGACAACATGGTTGTGTAAAAGAAACATCTTCCGCTCTTACCAAACACAGCATCTTTTTTGACAAAAGCTCCAACAGCTCGGAGGACAGAATGTTACTCTTGTCATTGCGTACAACGATGTTCTGCGGTTGCAGAATCGCTAACAAGGGGATTCAACACAGCAACGTAAGTAGCTTGAGATGGCTATGTTATCCAACTACAGTAGAAAAGGTCAGACTGTGTACAAGCTTGTTTAATGTGTCGTAGTATGTTCGAAATGCTAACACTCTGCCCTTTGTTttactctgctgctgttttcggcctttttttattgaattattcCATGTTATAGACGTCCGCGTCTATAACATGGAATAATTCATTAATGCCTCAGCATCCAGGGTGCAGCCACTCAGCAGTTTATTTCTCTTCAATTCTGGAACAACAGTGGCAGGAACACCACATAACATTTGCTTCATTGCAATCCTAACTATATTGGGCAAACACCATCCcaaaaacatattcaaacaGAACAGCCTGTGGCACTATCACCAACATGTTGTAGCATTCAGATATTCACTAACAGAAACATAAGGACAAAGCCCATTACATAAACATTCCCACATGGGTTTACATGTAGTGTTATCATGTGGTATGCCATTATGTGAGGTTAATGTTACAGATGGTCCTGTAGTTTAAATCTTCTCTCTTCTTGTCTAAAACATTAGCGGAGTCCACAACTACGACAATGGCTTGTGAAGAGAGGGCAGAGTTCCATTACAACAGAGGTGCAGGCCTCATCTGTCCAGGCAGCAGTATCTGTTCCTAATGCAGCTACAAATCGCATAATAGGTCGCTGGTTACTGGGCTGCAGTGGGCTGGTGGTCGGGGCTATTGTTTTGGGTGGTGTCACCAGGTAATGTGACaatagtgatgtgtgtgtgtgtgtgtaaaaaaaaaaaaaaaatcttcttgtTTTATTGGTGAAGTTCCTATGCATAATTTATGCTTTTCATTCAATCAAGGTTAACAGAATCTGGGCTTTCCATGGTGGACTGGCATCTGGTGAGAGAGATGAAGCCGCCTCAGTCACAGGAAGAGTGGGAGGCTGAGTTTTCCAAGTACAAGCAGTTCcctgaattcaaaatgtatgaACCCATCTCTTCTTGTTACCTTGTTAGACTTGCACAGGTGTGAAATTGCCTCATTACTAATAATCAAAAAAGTATAGAATCTGTTATCAGCTCATCAAAATGCATTGTCCTTTTACAGACTGTTTGCCAATTTAATACAtattaaaagacacatttattttctagTCAGTTTAATCAATTCCCTTTATTCCAGACACAAAGGTCCATGaatgtctgttttcattgtgtCTTGCCAGATTAAACCATGACATGACTCTGTCAGAGTTTAAATTCATCTTCTTCATGGAGTGGGGTCACAGAATGTGGGGCAGACTGGTTGGACTTGCATACATCCTTCCCACTGTTTACTTCTGGAGGAAGGGATACTTCACCAGATCCATGAAGGGAAAAGTGTTGGGGCTTTGTGGATTTGTCTTCTTTCAGGTAACACAGTGGTGGTTAATGGGAGACTGATCACTGGGACTTGATCCCTATTTTAGTCTGGTCTGGGGTTTTATTTGTCATGATGTTGGCTTCTAGTAGCAAGAATGTCGGATGCAATTTTTAGAAAAGCATAACTGTCATTGTGTGTACTCTCAGGGCCTTCTGGGATGGTACATGGTAAAAAGTGGACTGGAGGAAAAGCCGGACTCTTATGACATACCACGGGTCAGCCAATATCGTTTGAGTGCTCACCTTGGATCTGCCTTGCTACTCTACTGTGCCAGTCTGTGGACAGGACTTACTTTGCTGCTGCCTGCACAGAAGGTATTATGGCAGTCTCCTGTTTACGTGTCAAACATCTGTTAGTTTCTGCCTGCAAGAAATACATCTGTAACTTGAGCCCCCATTTTTCAGATGGTAGAAACCAACCGTCTCATGCAGCTCAGGAGGTTTGCCAAGGGTACTGGTGGGCTCGTCTTCCTCACTGCTCTTTCAGGTATTGATTGATGTATCACAGACACTATTAAAGAAAAGTGTGaatgcatatttttttaagCTAAAGATTGGTCTGATAGCTAGATCTGTGTCTGCAGTAAACCAATTTACACACAGATTTAGTTTTAACCTTGTCTAAACCTTTTTGCTGCAGGTGCCTTTGTTGCCGGTTTAGATGCTGGGCTGGTGTATAACTCGTTTCCTAAGATGGGAGAACGGTGGATCCCAGATGATCTGCTGGCCTTTTCTCCCAAGCTCAAAAACATCTTTGAGAATCCCACAACTGTGCAGTTTGACCACAGAATTTTGGTGTGTTTCAATGTCtggaaagaaacatttgttcGAGACATTGAATTCATAAACATGAtttgtcattttcctttttcccaTTCCAAGAGGCAGCATTCgatagcttttatttttttctctgcagggaATTTCCTCTGTGACTGCAATCACAGGCCTTTATCTGTTCTCAAGAAGAATGGTGCTGCCCAGGAGGGCAAAGGTCGCCATCAGCCTTCTGGCAACAATGGCATATGCACAGGTAAGATGGCAGTCAACCCAGAAACATAACCTCAAtctgtctcttctctgtgtTAATTAATCTAAATTTGTATTGCACTCTTCAGGTTGCCCTTGGCATCAGCACCTTGTTACTATATGTTCCCACTTCACTGGCAGCAACTCACCAGTCTGGCTCGGTGGCTCTTCTCTCACTGGCCATCTGGGTTCTGGCAGAGCTCCGCAAAATGCCAAAGTAAATGGCTGCTGTTTCATGGACAAATCCAATAGTCACGCCACCAAAAGCCAGCAGCGACACTGATCAAGGCATTTTCCAAACAAGTGAATCTACAGAAGAGTTCTCTATTCATATGAAGCATCAAAGTAATGGTAAATGATTGCATTAGCAGAGGTCTTGATTAAGTGCTGTTCATCAACAAGTGAATGGAAGACAAGGAAAAATACAAAGACATGCAAAAGCAAAGAATTTTCACTTTATGTTCAACTTTAATATCACAGCAACATGACGTCCAGCTAAGGATTTAATTAAACTTCAGCAGGAACATGTAAAGTGTATAAACAGAAACACTTTGGTTCATGTAAAGATTTCAAACATTGGAATGAAAATGGTGTTACTCACCTGTCTGCTCATACACTGCCTGTGAATTGAATAGATATGGCTGTAtattaatgtatatttaaattgtGGACTAACTCCTGCTGCTGACACTGCTGATGGATtgtaaagtaaaaagaaaaacgtgtTGAATTATTGCTTTGTACTGTGTGTTAAAGACATGTAAAGCTGAAACGGATTTTCTTGGTTATTTTCTAATTGTGtacagccatggttctcaaactgtggtacacgtaccaccaGTTGTGCGTGAGcatcctctggtggtacttggagaaaaggctgaaatactgttctactgtatataccagggtctgTGATAGGAGCTGAGGGATTTTGACTGCAGTGTGTAGACAATTTAAAAACGTTGAATAATAATTAGTCACCTTATCTCACTCAATTTCACTATACAAGTGTGTGAAGTacaagtgaggaagaggaggatgatgagagagcaagtTATCTCATTGGGAagaaatctgcctcctgtgaaaagtccttAGCTGTTCAACCtgttaacgttggtgataatagTGTTAATATTTTTCAGATGCTACTTGgcataaaaagtttgagaaccactgttgCGCAGTCTTTAAATTTCAAACTCCACTCAGTTTTGCATAGTAACTGTGATTTTTATTGTCTCTGtacaaaatatacacattttaaatacgTAATGCGACCAGCTGAGGCTACCTAACTAGACAATCAGTACAACGGGTTAGTAGGTCTTCATTGTTTAGACACAGTACATGCGGGTATAGACAGGTTTTAATTGTGGTCAGGAATGGAAGTTTAAAAAGTGTTGGCAAGGAACAATCAGAGCCAAACCACTCCATccccaaagagagagagagagagagagggaaacaaatgtaaaaaactcaaaataaatattttcattcagGCCCTATGCTGTGCTTTTAGAGAAATGAAGAGGTTGGATCAGTGTAAAGGTGCTGATATCAGGAAATTATTGCTATTCTTTGTAATCAAAG is part of the Solea senegalensis isolate Sse05_10M linkage group LG15, IFAPA_SoseM_1, whole genome shotgun sequence genome and harbors:
- the LOC122782150 gene encoding cytochrome c oxidase assembly protein COX15 homolog, whose product is MLLLSLRTTMFCGCRIANKGIQHSNRSPQLRQWLVKRGQSSITTEVQASSVQAAVSVPNAATNRIIGRWLLGCSGLVVGAIVLGGVTRLTESGLSMVDWHLVREMKPPQSQEEWEAEFSKYKQFPEFKILNHDMTLSEFKFIFFMEWGHRMWGRLVGLAYILPTVYFWRKGYFTRSMKGKVLGLCGFVFFQGLLGWYMVKSGLEEKPDSYDIPRVSQYRLSAHLGSALLLYCASLWTGLTLLLPAQKMVETNRLMQLRRFAKGTGGLVFLTALSGAFVAGLDAGLVYNSFPKMGERWIPDDLLAFSPKLKNIFENPTTVQFDHRILGISSVTAITGLYLFSRRMVLPRRAKVAISLLATMAYAQVALGISTLLLYVPTSLAATHQSGSVALLSLAIWVLAELRKMPK